The proteins below are encoded in one region of Streptomyces sp. NBC_00490:
- a CDS encoding ArsR/SmtB family transcription factor, whose amino-acid sequence MPVPLYEAKAEFFRMLGHPVRIRALELLQGGPMPVRDLLAAIEIEPSGLSQQLAVLRRSGIVTSARDGSTVVYELAGGDVAELLRAARRILTEMLAGRNELLEELREAEVGSP is encoded by the coding sequence GTGCCGGTTCCGCTGTATGAGGCCAAAGCTGAGTTCTTCCGGATGCTGGGGCACCCGGTCCGCATACGCGCACTCGAGCTCCTGCAGGGTGGGCCGATGCCGGTACGTGACCTGCTGGCCGCGATCGAGATCGAGCCCTCGGGGCTCTCCCAGCAGCTCGCGGTCCTGCGCCGCTCGGGCATCGTCACCTCGGCCCGTGACGGCTCCACCGTGGTGTACGAGCTGGCAGGCGGGGATGTGGCGGAGCTGTTGCGGGCCGCGCGCCGGATCCTGACCGAGATGCTGGCCGGGCGGAACGAACTCTTGGAAGAGCTGCGGGAAGCCGAGGTCGGGAGTCCGTGA